The segment TCCTGCGCAGCGCAGCAGCCCCTTGCTTCACCCTTACGGATGCCAGCCCAACTGGCTTGAAACCTGCTGCGAAGCCACCATCAGCTGCTTCACATAGTCCTGTTTCAGTTCTTCGCGAAAGCGAAAGCACGGGAACGACACGCTCATGCCGCCAATCACATGGCCGAAACGGTCGCGGATGGGGGCTGCGAGGCAACGCATGTTGTCTTCGAATTCTTCATGGTCTTCGCCATAACCCTGCTCGCGAACCAGCGCCAGTTCCTGCAGGTAGGCGTCGATGCTGGTGAGGGTGTTGGCGGTGCGCCGCTCGAAGCTTTCTTCACGCAGGAGCGCAAGCAGTTCGTCTTCTTCCAGCCAGGCCAGCAGTACCTTGCCGATGCCGGTGCAGTACAACGGCGCCCGGCGCCCGATGCGCGAGTACATGCGCAAGTTGTATTTGGAGTCGATCTTGTGCACGTAGACGATGCTGCCTTCGTCGAGGATGCCCAGATGCACGGTCTCGCCAGTCAGTTCGTTGATGCGGCGCATGCCAGGTTCGGCTTCACGCACGATATCCAGATGGGGCAGGGCCTGGGCCCCCAACTCGAACAGCCGCACGCTCAGGCGGTAGCGGTCTTCCGCATCCTGAACCACATAACCACGCGCCTTGAGTGACTGCAAAAAGCGATAGACCGTGCTCTTTGACATGTCCAGCTTCTGTGCAATTTCGGAAACGCCACTCTCTTCCGGGTGTTCGGCCAGGGCTTCAAGCACAGCCATGGTCCGGCCGACGGCAGAGACGAGTTCGTTGTTCTGGGTGGTGCTGTTGTCCATGAAGGCTCCAACGCAATTTAAAAAACCAAGGATATACCGTAGAGAATCGAAACGCTGTTTCATTTTTCTTGACGGTGTTCGGATTTTGATTAAACTCGGCCTCAAGCGAAAAAATGAAACGCCGTTCCAAAAATAATAATCAGCTCGACGCACTGTCACTCTCCGGTGCCTGTGTCGACGCAAAGCGACCCATAAAAACAAGGCGCGCAGAGATGACGGTAACCCTCGGGCATTGCCCACAGGCCAATTTGACCCAGCCCCTGCGGGTGGCACTGGTGGGCGAGTGCATGATTGAGATGCGCGGCCAGCCGGGTGCCGTGTTCAGCCAGACCTTCGGTGGCGATACGCTCAATGCGGCGGTGTACTTGTCCCGCCTGGGCGCCGGCAACGGAATTGTTGCCGACTATGTAACCGCCATTGGCGCGGACGCTTTCAGCACGGCCATGCGTCAGTTGTGGCGCGATGAAGGTGTCGGCGATCAGCATGTGCGGGTGATCAAGGATGCGCTGCCGGGCCTGTACTTCATTCAGACCGATGACCAGGGTGAACGCCGTTTTGCCTACTGGCGTGGCGAAGCCGCCGCCCGGCGGGTTTTCGACGGGCCTGAGGCGGATGCCGTTCTGCGTGCTCTGGCCGATTACGACTATGTCTACCTGAGCGGCATCAGCCTGGCGATCCTTACCCCCGGCGGCCGCGAACGCCTGATGCTGGCCCTGCGTCTGGCCCGCGAGAGCGGCATGCGCATCGTCTTCGACAACAATTACCGCCCCCATTTATGGTCCGATGCGCCTTCAGCGCGCCAGGCATACAGCGACATGCTGCGCCTGACCGATCTGGCCCTGATCACCTGGGAAGATGACGCCGCGTTGTTCGGTTATGCCGATCACGAGGCCTTGTTTCGCGCTTATGCCCAGTTTGGGGTGGGCGAAGTGGCACTCAAGCGTGGTCCGGATTCGTGCTTGATCCAGTGCGCCGCCGGCCGTTACGAGGTGCCCGCCGAGAAGGTGCAGCGAATCGTTGATACCACGGCGGCAGGCGACTCATTCAGTGCGGCTTACCTTGCCTGCCGCTTGCAAGGCGGTACGCCACAACTGGCCGCGCGCTGGGGGCACCAGCTGGCGGCGGAGGTGGTGCAGCACCCCGGCGCACTGATCCCGGCAGGCGCCATGCCGAACCTGCACATGCCTGTCTTTTCTTCTGTCGCCGAGGCCTGAACCCATGAAGATTGTTGAAGCGCGCGTGATTGTTACCTGCCCGGGTCGCAACCTGATCACCCTGAAAATTGTCACCGATTCCGGGGTCTACGGCATCGGCGATGCCACCCTCAATGGCCGCGAAATGGCAGTCGTTGCCTACCTCGAAGAACACGTGCTGCCTGCGCTGATCGGGCGGGATGCCCAACGCATCGAAGATATCTGGCAATACCTGTATCGCGGTGCCTACTGGCGCCGTGGCCCGGTCACCATGACCGCGATTGCCGCTGTCGACGTGGCGCTGTGGGATATCAAGGCCAAGGCCGCCAATATGCCCCTGTACCAGTTGCTTGGCGGCAAGAGCCGCGAGCGGGTCATGGTGTACGGGCATGCCACCGGCAAGGACATCGAAGGTTGCCTGGACGAAGTCGCCCGTCATGTTGAACTGGGCTACAAGGCGGTGCGTGTGCAATGCGGTATACCCGGCATTGCCACCACCTATGGCGTAGCCAAGCGCAGCGGCGAACGCTATGAACCAGCCGATAGCGACCTGCCAGCAGAGCATGTGTGGGACACCGCCAAATACCTCAACCATGTGCCCAAGCTGTTTGCCGCCGTGCGCGAGCGCTTTGGTGACGACCTGCACATCCTGCATGACGTCCACCATCGCCTCACGCCGATTGAAGCGGGGCGCTTGGGCAAGGCGGTGGAGCCGTTCAATCTGTTCTGGCTCGAAGACTGTACGCCGGCCGAGAACCAGGAAGCCTTCCGTTTGATCCGCCAGCACACCACCACACCGCTGGCGGTGGGCGAGGTGTTCAACTCGATCCACGACTGCCGCGAGCTGATTCAGGAGCAGTTGATCGACTATATCCGCGCCACCCTGGTTCACGCGGGTGGCATCACTCATGTACGGCGGATCGCTGATTTTGCCGCGCTGTATCAGGTGCGTACCGGCTTTCATGGCGCCACCGACCTGTCGCCGGTGACCATGGGCGCGGCGCTGCATTTCGATACCTGGGTGCCCAATTTCGGCATCCAGGAGCACATGCCTCACGACCCGCTGACCGATGAAGTCTTCCCCCATGCCTATCGCTTTGAGGACGGTCATTTCACGCCAGGTGAAACACCGGGCCATGGCGTCGACATCAACGAAGAACTGGCGGCCAGATACCCCTACAAACGCGCCAGCCTGCCGGTCAATCGTCTGGAAGACGGCACGCTCTGGCACTGGTAATACCGCTTAAAAGCTTATTGCTCGACTGTTTAATAACTATAAAAAACGGGGCGTCATGCCCTGGCAGGAGTTACCCGATGAAAGCGTTTCAAGTAAGAGCTCCCTTTGAGTTCGGCCTGGCCCAGGTCGACGCCCCTCAACTGGCGCGCAATGAGGTCAAGGTCGATGTGGCCTATGCCGGTATCTGCGGCTCTGACCTGCATATCATCCACGGCCAGAACGCTTTTGTGCGCTTCCCGCGGGTAACCGGCCATGAGTTCTCCGGAGTGGTCAGTGACGTGGGTGCGGATGTGGCCCAGATCAAGGTCGGTGATCGCGTGTGCATCGACCCGGTGATCAGCTGCGGCACCTGCTACCCCTGCCGGATCAATCGCCCCAACGTCTGTACCAAGCTGCAAGTGATCGGCGTACACCGTGACGGCGGTTTCAGTGAGCAGGTCTGCGTGCCGGCGAGCAATGTTCATCGCTTGCCGGACGGCATGTCACTCAGCCATGCGGCTTTAGTGGAGCCGTACTCCATCGCCCTTAACGTGCTTGACCGTATGCAGCCGCAGCCGGGTGACAGCCTGCTGATTTACGGCGCTGGTGTGATCGGCCTGACCCTGGTGCAAATGGCGCGGGCACTGGGTCTGACCGACATCACCGTGACCGATGTGATTGACGAACGCCTTGAAACCGCCCGTGCCTTTGGGGCCAGCCGCACCCTGAACGGCAAGGACGTGGACGTCGAAGCGACGATGCGCGAATTGACCGCTGGCGAAGGTGTGCCGCTGATTGTCGACGCCGCTTGCATTCCCGCATTGATGCCGCAAATGGTGCGCATTGCCTCAGCGGCGGGGCGTATCGGGCTGCTGGGATTCAGCACCACGCCAACCGATCTGGTGCAGTTGGAAATGATCAAGAAAGAACTGACCCTGGTGGGTTCGCGGCTGAACAACCGCAAGTTCGCCCGGGTGATCGAGTTGATCGCCAGCGGCAAATTGCAGGTTCAGGAAATGATCAGCCACCGCATCCACTTCGATGAAATGCCGCAGGCGATTGCCTTGATCGAGAACCATCCCGAGCAGACGCGCAAGGTGCTGGTGCAACTCAACCCCAAGGAGATTTTGTAGCAGTTGCCGCAGGCTACGTTCGGTTGCGCAGCAATCGTAAATCCAGGGTCCCTGGTTTGCCTGATACACCGGGGAACCTGACCTTACGACAGCTTCGCTGCCGGACGCAGTCTTCGGCAACTGCTACGAGTTTTGCGTACCGCACACAGTTTCACGTGCTCCCAGCGAGCACCCTCACCGAATAAAACAACAAGCGGGAGGTTCCAATGTTTGGTCAAGGTCGTACCTTAGTCATCATCATGCTGTTCCTGGCAGGCGTCATTAACTACCTGGATCGCTCGGCATTGTCCGTCGCCGCCCCCTTCATCCAGAAAGACTACGGTCTGACCACGGGTGAGATGGGCATGATCTTCAGTAGTTTCTTTGTCGGTTATGCGGCATTCAACTTTATCGGCGGCTGGGCGGCCGACCGCTACGGCGCAAAAACCACGCTGCTGCTGGCCATGGTGCTGTGGTCGCTGTTCAGTGGCCTTACGGTGCTGACCGTGGGCTTTATGTCGCTGGTGTTTATCCGCATCCTGTTCGGCATGGGTGAAGGCCCGCTCAGCGTGACCACCAGCAAGATGGTCAACAACTGGTACACCCCCAAGCAGCGGGCGCGGGCACTAGGCTCGTCCATGTCCGGTACCCCTTTGGGGGGTGCGATTTCCGGGCCGGTAGTGGGCTTTATCGCCATCAGCTACGGCTGGAAAGTGTCGTTTATCATCATCATGCTGATTGGCCTGGTATGGGCCGCGGTCTGGTACAAGTTCGTCAAGGACAAGCCAACCGGCAAAATCGCTGAAGAGATCGCTCAGGGCGAAGGCCAGAGCGAGTTGGCAGCCCAGCCGGTTCATCCATTGCGCTACTACCTCAAGCAACCGACAGTACTGTTCACTTCGCTGGCGTTCTTCTCGTACAACTACACGCTGTTCTTCTTCCTTACCTGGTTTCCCAGCTACCTGACCATGGCCCACGGCCTTAACGTCAAGGAGATGAGTATCGCCACGGTTATTCCTTGGGTACTGGGCTTCCTTGGCCTGGCGTTGGGCGGCTTTATCTCCGACTTCGTGTTCAAGAAAACCGGGCGCATGATGTTTTCGCGCAAGGTAGTGCTGGTGACCTGTCTGTTGGCGTGTGCCGTGTGCATCGGTTTTGCCGGGATCGTCAAAACCCTGTATCCGGCGGTCGCTCTGGTGGCGCTGGCGGTGTTCTTCCTGTACCTCACCGGTGCCATTTACTGGGCAATCATCCAGGACACGGTGCCTGCCGCCCGCGTCGGTGGTGTCAGCGGCTTCATGCACTTCCTGGCCAATACCTCGGGCATCATCGGCCCGACCCTGACCGGTTTTCTGGTGCAGTTCACCGGCTCGTTCACCAGCGCCTTCCTGCTGGCGGGGTTGCTGACCATCATCGGTGCAGTGTGTGTGGCGCGCTATGTCAAACCGCTTCCGGTCATCGATGACGCCCTGCCGCCAGCGGGCAGCGTCTTGCCTGCTTCGGCGTGAGGAGAAGGTCGATGCCTGTCGTTGAACGAGTACCTTCGGTGGCCACAGCGGCTGATATCGGGATTGTGCACCTGGGCCTGGGGGCGTTTCATCGCGCCCACCAAGCGGTCTATTTGCAGCGCCATCTCAATCGCCACGGTGCAAGCCCGTGGGGGGTGTGCAGTGCCAATTTGCGCTCCAATCGCACGCTGGTGGAGCAACTGCGCGAACAGCAATACCGCTATACGGTGGCTGAATACCGTGACCGCGAACAGGTGACATTGCGCGATATCAGGGTAATGCGCGAAGCCCTGTATGTGGGTGATGGCGGTGAGGAGTTGCAGCAACTGTTGCAGCGTATGGCCGACCCGCGCACGCGGATTGTCACCCTCACGGTCACCGAAAAAGGCTACTGCCTGAACCCGGCTACGGGGCAGTTGCGCCTGCAGGATCCGGCGATTGTCCATGACCTTGCCCACCCGCAGACACCGCGTACGGCACCGGGAATTGTGCTGGAGGCCTTGCGCCGCCGACATGCGGCAGGCATCCCGGCTTTTACCGTGCTGTGTTGCGACAACATGCCGGATAACGGTCAGCGTACCCGTCAGGCCGTTATGGGGCTGGAGGAGCCAGGCAGCGAGCTGGCGCAGTGGATCGAGCAGCAGGTGGCGTTTCCCGGTTGCATGGTCGACCGCATCGTTCCGGCCATGGACGCGCAGGCGTTCAGCGGTCTGCAGCAGCTCGGTTGCCAGGACCCCGCGGCAGTGGTGTGCGAAAGCTTCAGCCAGTGGGTAATCGAGGACCACTTCCCTCTGGGCCGCCCCGACTGGGAAGTGGAGGGCGTGCAGATGGTCGCTGATGTGCGGCCGTTCGAAACCATGAAGCTGCGCATGCTCAACGGCAGTCACTCGTTGCTGGCCTATATCGGCTTGCTTGCGGGGTACGAGACGGTGTTCGACGCGATCAGCGATCCTGATCTACTGCGGTTTATCCAGTGTTACATGGGCGAGGAAGCAGCGCCGACCCTGTCCATGCCCGCGGGTATTGATACCGCAGGTTACGCCCGTGATCTCTGCGCGAGGTTTGCCAACGACAGCCTGCAACATCGCCTGCGCCAGATCGCCATGGACGGCTCGCAAAAACTGCCGCAGCGGTGGTTGCAAGGCGCGCAGCAGCTGCTTGATGCGGGGCGTGATATTGACTGCATCGCATTGGGGATTGCGGCCTGGATCCACTACTGCACGCAGCCTTTGCCGCACGTCGTTGATGACCCGCTAAACGCCGTTTTCGCCGACGTGGCGGGCAGCCTGGAAGGTGCTCAGCGAGTCGACGGGTTTCTTGATCTGCAGCAGGTATTTGCGGCCGAACTGTCGGCGCGTCCAGCCTTTCGTGATGCGGTTCACCGCGCTTACAGCGCCATTGAACACACCGGCATGGCTGGCCACTTAAAAAACTTTGCAGCACACAACTAACAAGAAGGGAGATAGACATGGAACAGACTTGGCGCTGGTTTGGCCCCCAGGACCCGATTTCGCTGGCAGATGTGCGCCAGACCGGAGCGACCGGCATTGTCACTGCATTGCACGACATCCCCAATGGTCAGGTATGGCCAGTGGCAGCGATTGCCGCACGCAAGCAAATGATTGAAGACGCCGGCCTGACCTGGTCGGTGGTGGAAAGCATTCCGGTGCATGAGGACATCAAGCGCGGTTGTGGCCGTCGTGACGAGTACATCGCCAACTACCAGCAGAGCGTGCGCAATCTGGCGAGCTGCGGTATCGATATTGTCTGCTACAACTTTATGCCCGTGCTGGACTGGACCCGTACCGACCTGGCCTGGGAGATGGAAGATGGTGGCTGGGCGCTGCGTTTCGACCAGACCGCCTTTGCCGCTTTCGACCTGTTTATCCTCCAGCGCCCGGGAGCACAGGCCGAGTACAGCACTGACGATATCCAGCAGGCCCAGGCCTATTTCGACACACTCACCCCCGAGCAGAGCGAGAAGCTGGTCAACACCCTGATTGCGGGCCTGCCGGGTGCCGAAGAGCATTACACGCTGGAAGATTTCCGCGCCTTGCTGCGCACCTACGCCGATATTGACGAAGCGAAATTGCGCGAGCATCTGGGGCATTTCTTGCGTGAAGTGATCCCGGTCGCGGAAGAGGCGGGAGTGCGCATGGCCATTCACCCGGACGATCCACCGCGGGCGCTGCTGGGCCTGCCGCGTATCCTGTCCACCGCGGCAGACGCGCAATGGCTGCTGGATGCTGCGCCAAGCCCGGCCAACGGTCTGACCTTCTGCACCGGCTCCTATGGCGTGCGTGAAGACAATGATCTGGTGGCGATGGCCAAACAGTTTGCGCCCTTCATTTACTTCACCCACCTGCGCTCGACCCGCCGCGAAGCGGATCCGCGCAGCTTCCACGAAGCTCATCACCTGGGTGGCGATGTGGACATGGTCGGGGTGATTGGTGCGCTGGTTGCTGAGGACCTGCGCCGTGAACGTGAAGGCGGTCCGCGCTTGCCACTACGCCCGGACCACGGCCACCAGTTGCTCGATGACCAGCACCGCAAGAGCAACCCCGGCTATTCGCTGATCGGTCGCCTCAAAGGCCTGGCCGAGATTCGCGGGGTTGAACTGGCGATGCGTCAGCAACTGGCGTAACGCCCTGCGGCCTGCATCACAGACCCTTTAGCCGCTGCCTGTGCCAGCGGCTAAAGGGCTGTATCAATAGGCAAAAACCTTGCGGTGCTTTTGCACAAAGTCTTCCCAGCGCACCGGCTGGCGGCCCGTGATTTCGAAGAAGTTGTCAAAGGTCTCGTCGGCCCCGGGAATCTGCCCGGCAGCCATGCGTGCGAAGTTGTCTTTTACGCACGTCATGTAGGCCATTTCGGCTCCGGCTGCGCGCATGTTGTCCAAAAATACGTCCGGTGACTGGGCGTTGTAGCTGAACGGCTGCTCCAGCACCCGGGTCATGATGGCCGCGATATCGCCATAGGATTGCACGTCGTAGCCCAAGCGGTAGGTCTGGCCCCCATGTTTGGCCGGGTTGAGCAGTGCTTGTGCGGCTACTCGGGCAACGTCTTCGCCATCTACCCAACTGAATTGCGTATCACCGGTGTATTGCTCGATGACCCCGGCTTTTACGGCCTGGGTGCCATCGTAGCTGAGCAGGTTTTGCATGAAACACTCGGGCCGCAAGTGGGTGAACGAAAAGCCCGACCATTCAATATAGCGCTCCACGAACTGGTGCCAGGCCCAATGACCGATGGTGGTGTCGTCACGCCCGCAGGCGCCCAGATGCACCATGTGCTGCACCCCGGCTTGTTTTGCCTGATCGAGAAACGCCTTGCTCTGGCGCAGCATGTCCACGGTATAGCCGGTCACGAGCAGGGCGCGATCGATGCCTTGCAGCGCCGGGGCCAGGGTCTCTTCTTTATCGAAGTCCAGGATCACGGTGCGAATGCCCTGGTCTTCAAAGGGCTTGGCCTTGGCGGGGGAGCGTACTGCCGCGACCAGCGTGATGGTGTCGTCGGCCATGAGGTTGCGCAGGGTGTCGCCGCCGATCTGGCCCGTGGCGCCGGTGATTAAAACGGTGGGTTTGTGCGAGGTCATAAAAAGTGCCTGATGCTTGGGTAAGGGCTTGGCGCCAAGCTTACTGGGGAAGTGCAGGCGTATTTGCGATACATTCTATCGAATGAGATGAACTGAATTCATTAATGGCGGGGCGTGCATGTTTTCTTCCGAGCGCTTGAAGGGTATCGATGTCTTTGTCTGTGTTGCGGATTCAGGCAGTTTCAGGGCGGCTGCCGAGCGCTTGAACCTGACC is part of the Pseudomonas sp. ML2-2023-3 genome and harbors:
- the kdgR gene encoding DNA-binding transcriptional regulator KdgR, which codes for MDNSTTQNNELVSAVGRTMAVLEALAEHPEESGVSEIAQKLDMSKSTVYRFLQSLKARGYVVQDAEDRYRLSVRLFELGAQALPHLDIVREAEPGMRRINELTGETVHLGILDEGSIVYVHKIDSKYNLRMYSRIGRRAPLYCTGIGKVLLAWLEEDELLALLREESFERRTANTLTSIDAYLQELALVREQGYGEDHEEFEDNMRCLAAPIRDRFGHVIGGMSVSFPCFRFREELKQDYVKQLMVASQQVSSQLGWHP
- a CDS encoding sugar kinase; this translates as MTVTLGHCPQANLTQPLRVALVGECMIEMRGQPGAVFSQTFGGDTLNAAVYLSRLGAGNGIVADYVTAIGADAFSTAMRQLWRDEGVGDQHVRVIKDALPGLYFIQTDDQGERRFAYWRGEAAARRVFDGPEADAVLRALADYDYVYLSGISLAILTPGGRERLMLALRLARESGMRIVFDNNYRPHLWSDAPSARQAYSDMLRLTDLALITWEDDAALFGYADHEALFRAYAQFGVGEVALKRGPDSCLIQCAAGRYEVPAEKVQRIVDTTAAGDSFSAAYLACRLQGGTPQLAARWGHQLAAEVVQHPGALIPAGAMPNLHMPVFSSVAEA
- the manD gene encoding D-mannonate dehydratase ManD, which produces MKIVEARVIVTCPGRNLITLKIVTDSGVYGIGDATLNGREMAVVAYLEEHVLPALIGRDAQRIEDIWQYLYRGAYWRRGPVTMTAIAAVDVALWDIKAKAANMPLYQLLGGKSRERVMVYGHATGKDIEGCLDEVARHVELGYKAVRVQCGIPGIATTYGVAKRSGERYEPADSDLPAEHVWDTAKYLNHVPKLFAAVRERFGDDLHILHDVHHRLTPIEAGRLGKAVEPFNLFWLEDCTPAENQEAFRLIRQHTTTPLAVGEVFNSIHDCRELIQEQLIDYIRATLVHAGGITHVRRIADFAALYQVRTGFHGATDLSPVTMGAALHFDTWVPNFGIQEHMPHDPLTDEVFPHAYRFEDGHFTPGETPGHGVDINEELAARYPYKRASLPVNRLEDGTLWHW
- a CDS encoding Zn-dependent oxidoreductase, with translation MKAFQVRAPFEFGLAQVDAPQLARNEVKVDVAYAGICGSDLHIIHGQNAFVRFPRVTGHEFSGVVSDVGADVAQIKVGDRVCIDPVISCGTCYPCRINRPNVCTKLQVIGVHRDGGFSEQVCVPASNVHRLPDGMSLSHAALVEPYSIALNVLDRMQPQPGDSLLIYGAGVIGLTLVQMARALGLTDITVTDVIDERLETARAFGASRTLNGKDVDVEATMRELTAGEGVPLIVDAACIPALMPQMVRIASAAGRIGLLGFSTTPTDLVQLEMIKKELTLVGSRLNNRKFARVIELIASGKLQVQEMISHRIHFDEMPQAIALIENHPEQTRKVLVQLNPKEIL
- a CDS encoding MFS transporter, which translates into the protein MFGQGRTLVIIMLFLAGVINYLDRSALSVAAPFIQKDYGLTTGEMGMIFSSFFVGYAAFNFIGGWAADRYGAKTTLLLAMVLWSLFSGLTVLTVGFMSLVFIRILFGMGEGPLSVTTSKMVNNWYTPKQRARALGSSMSGTPLGGAISGPVVGFIAISYGWKVSFIIIMLIGLVWAAVWYKFVKDKPTGKIAEEIAQGEGQSELAAQPVHPLRYYLKQPTVLFTSLAFFSYNYTLFFFLTWFPSYLTMAHGLNVKEMSIATVIPWVLGFLGLALGGFISDFVFKKTGRMMFSRKVVLVTCLLACAVCIGFAGIVKTLYPAVALVALAVFFLYLTGAIYWAIIQDTVPAARVGGVSGFMHFLANTSGIIGPTLTGFLVQFTGSFTSAFLLAGLLTIIGAVCVARYVKPLPVIDDALPPAGSVLPASA
- a CDS encoding mannitol dehydrogenase family protein, producing MPVVERVPSVATAADIGIVHLGLGAFHRAHQAVYLQRHLNRHGASPWGVCSANLRSNRTLVEQLREQQYRYTVAEYRDREQVTLRDIRVMREALYVGDGGEELQQLLQRMADPRTRIVTLTVTEKGYCLNPATGQLRLQDPAIVHDLAHPQTPRTAPGIVLEALRRRHAAGIPAFTVLCCDNMPDNGQRTRQAVMGLEEPGSELAQWIEQQVAFPGCMVDRIVPAMDAQAFSGLQQLGCQDPAAVVCESFSQWVIEDHFPLGRPDWEVEGVQMVADVRPFETMKLRMLNGSHSLLAYIGLLAGYETVFDAISDPDLLRFIQCYMGEEAAPTLSMPAGIDTAGYARDLCARFANDSLQHRLRQIAMDGSQKLPQRWLQGAQQLLDAGRDIDCIALGIAAWIHYCTQPLPHVVDDPLNAVFADVAGSLEGAQRVDGFLDLQQVFAAELSARPAFRDAVHRAYSAIEHTGMAGHLKNFAAHN
- the uxuA gene encoding mannonate dehydratase translates to MEQTWRWFGPQDPISLADVRQTGATGIVTALHDIPNGQVWPVAAIAARKQMIEDAGLTWSVVESIPVHEDIKRGCGRRDEYIANYQQSVRNLASCGIDIVCYNFMPVLDWTRTDLAWEMEDGGWALRFDQTAFAAFDLFILQRPGAQAEYSTDDIQQAQAYFDTLTPEQSEKLVNTLIAGLPGAEEHYTLEDFRALLRTYADIDEAKLREHLGHFLREVIPVAEEAGVRMAIHPDDPPRALLGLPRILSTAADAQWLLDAAPSPANGLTFCTGSYGVREDNDLVAMAKQFAPFIYFTHLRSTRREADPRSFHEAHHLGGDVDMVGVIGALVAEDLRREREGGPRLPLRPDHGHQLLDDQHRKSNPGYSLIGRLKGLAEIRGVELAMRQQLA
- a CDS encoding SDR family oxidoreductase, whose protein sequence is MTSHKPTVLITGATGQIGGDTLRNLMADDTITLVAAVRSPAKAKPFEDQGIRTVILDFDKEETLAPALQGIDRALLVTGYTVDMLRQSKAFLDQAKQAGVQHMVHLGACGRDDTTIGHWAWHQFVERYIEWSGFSFTHLRPECFMQNLLSYDGTQAVKAGVIEQYTGDTQFSWVDGEDVARVAAQALLNPAKHGGQTYRLGYDVQSYGDIAAIMTRVLEQPFSYNAQSPDVFLDNMRAAGAEMAYMTCVKDNFARMAAGQIPGADETFDNFFEITGRQPVRWEDFVQKHRKVFAY